One Pectobacterium cacticida genomic window, GCGTTGGCAGGCTTCACTCCATGAGACCCACAACGATCGCGAAGTGCTGGAGCTTTACGCGCATTTGGTCCAACCGGTACTCGATACACAGGCGCGGCGAGAGATCAGCCGTTCGGCGGCGGAATCGACGTTAATGATCGCCGTCAGCCCATTAGCGCTGGTGGATATGGCATTTATCGCCTGGCGCAATCTACGCCTGATTAATCGTATTGCCGCGCTGTATGGCATCGAACTGGGCTATTTCAGCCGTATTCGCCTGTTCCGATTGGTACTGGTTAACATCGCCTTTGCCGGCGCATCTGAGCTGGTGCGGGAAATTGGTATGGACTGGATGTCGCAAGATCTTGCTGCCCGTTTATCGGCCCGTGCCGCGCAGGGTATAGGCGCAGGCTTACTGACCGCGCGTCTGGGGATTAAAGCGATGGAGCTATGCCGCCCGCTGCCGTGGCTGGATGACAAACCGCGTCTTGGCGATTTTCGTCGTGAATTGGTTACCCAGGTAAAAGAAACGCTGCAAAAAAGGCGTTAGTCGTGAGGGCGCGGGGTAGAGTGGGTCGCTATTGGCTTTTGCTCTTGTTCGAAAGGGATGCAGCCTGCGCTTGAGTACCGTTGTTCAATAATCCTGTGTAGGATAAGGTTTCTCCTTTTTATATAACAGGATGTTTTTTTATGATCTCCGGTAAAAATATGACGCTGTCGACACTGTGCCTGTCGACAGTGATGCTTTGTTTTCCTGCCTACGCACAACACGTTTTGACACCTGCCGAGGCTGAACGCTACGCACAGAATAGCTTTCCTGAATATCTCGAATTATTGACGTTGCCGAATGATGCTTCCGTCCCCTCGGATATTCAGCGTAATGCCGACTGGCTGGAAAAGGCTTTTCAGAAGCGCGGCTTTACGACCAAAACGTTGGCGAACGGTAATAAACCGTTGGTGTATGCTGAGTGGGGTACGCCAACAGCCGATCGTAAAACCATCTTGTTTTATATGCACTTTGACGGGCAACCCGTATATCCGGCTCAATGGCAGACTCCGCCATGGCAGCCCGTGTTGAAGGAAAAAGAGGCCAATGGTAAATGGCGCACACTGCCTGAATCACGTTTGCTGAAAGGTGCGATTAACCCAGAATGGCGTCTTTATGCCCGCGCGTCGGCCGATGACAAAGGGCCAATCATGATGTTTCTTGCTGCGATGGATGCGATGAAAGATCAGGGTGTTGAACCAGCTATTAATATTAAAGTATTGCTGGACGCCGAAGAGGAAAAAGGGTCTCCCAGCCTGACAACGGTGATGGCCGAACACCGTTCGCTGTTGAAAAGCGATGGTATGGTGATTTATGACGGCGCGATGCCGTCCAGTAATCGTCCTGGCATCAATTTTGGCAATCGTGGGTCAATTCAGATCGATATGACGGTTTTCGGGGCGAATGCCGCGGCACATAGCGGAGGCTATGGCAATGTGATTTCGAACCCGGTGCAAAAACTGGTGACATTGCTAGCCAGTATGAAAGATGCGAACGGCAGGGTAACGATCCCCGGCTATTATGATCGCGTCACCCTCAGCAATAGTGACAAGCAACAGGTTGCACAGACCGCGCCGCCGCCGGGGGCGCTGGAACAGCGTTTTGGCGT contains:
- a CDS encoding YcjF family protein, encoding MSEGLKPRVTFADVSPQASPSPLRPGIAFDEQSGTPFSPVSREDDLPEEGAAEAAVSIALRPKRSLWRRMVMAGATLFGVSVLAQGAQSLHNAWIQQDWIALGAITAGSLIVAAGVGSLVVEWRRLYRLRERAEERDVARELLHSHGVGKGREFCEKLARQAGLDSGHPALQRWQASLHETHNDREVLELYAHLVQPVLDTQARREISRSAAESTLMIAVSPLALVDMAFIAWRNLRLINRIAALYGIELGYFSRIRLFRLVLVNIAFAGASELVREIGMDWMSQDLAARLSARAAQGIGAGLLTARLGIKAMELCRPLPWLDDKPRLGDFRRELVTQVKETLQKRR
- a CDS encoding M20/M25/M40 family metallo-hydrolase produces the protein MISGKNMTLSTLCLSTVMLCFPAYAQHVLTPAEAERYAQNSFPEYLELLTLPNDASVPSDIQRNADWLEKAFQKRGFTTKTLANGNKPLVYAEWGTPTADRKTILFYMHFDGQPVYPAQWQTPPWQPVLKEKEANGKWRTLPESRLLKGAINPEWRLYARASADDKGPIMMFLAAMDAMKDQGVEPAINIKVLLDAEEEKGSPSLTTVMAEHRSLLKSDGMVIYDGAMPSSNRPGINFGNRGSIQIDMTVFGANAAAHSGGYGNVISNPVQKLVTLLASMKDANGRVTIPGYYDRVTLSNSDKQQVAQTAPPPGALEQRFGVAQLDKVADNAAEALQYPSLDILGLNAGGTGKNAANAIPATATASLNIRTVPETPPEERYALLRQYITEKGFHIIAGESPTADERERYPHLISLHLMAYPSSSQAARTEMDSPLGRWAVATTAAPRGIIPEKNRMMGGTLPMSGAVSVLKVPYVIVPLVNADNNQHSFDENLRLGNYLEGIRTIVAMATTPLS